The Mesotoga sp. BH458_6_3_2_1 genome has a window encoding:
- a CDS encoding GGDEF domain-containing protein, whose product MEENKNKVVELLKQYMSTPEDEPSRGLSYLKEAVFILNGQGKTLAAHEILEKELRKFEDNSTVEMAILLNMMIKLSTLVGDFASAIEHSKRAQVICTEKNERELLTKVIINTSGLYFKMKDYDKALMCANKALQMAKKNGDEINAACCLNNIAIIHENGETGESGIPYLEEAVKIKEKHSMNTELPSSYMNLAELYYDSERKAEAAELLEKARKIAKATENEYAIAETMKYEARFLKGEGDLASAMNLLEQVREYHQENGNKTELLGVLNDISSVYELMGDSKDALNIFKQITELSRSIFKEEQARSIAQLESSFEAREKLKEINYLAEQNKRLRTVNEEISEKNNELQEMKAKLEEINKLLEKQAETDPLTGLLNHRKMKSVLDSEISRAERYETPLTMIMIDLDNFKSINDSYGHLKGDELLAAIGKLIRSSIRKNDFAFRYGGEEFLILLPSADMRRTTDVYSRLKESLREHLEIPVSFSAGARQWKGESSDEFISIVDKLLYEAKARGKDRLQISEAAI is encoded by the coding sequence ATGGAAGAAAATAAGAACAAAGTTGTCGAGTTGCTCAAACAATACATGTCTACGCCTGAGGACGAACCTTCAAGGGGGTTATCATATCTTAAGGAAGCAGTATTCATCCTTAATGGTCAGGGTAAGACTCTCGCTGCGCATGAGATTCTTGAGAAAGAGCTAAGGAAATTTGAAGACAACTCGACAGTAGAGATGGCCATTTTGTTGAATATGATGATTAAACTGAGTACTCTTGTTGGAGATTTCGCGAGCGCGATAGAACACTCGAAGAGGGCCCAGGTTATATGCACGGAAAAGAATGAAAGAGAACTGCTCACGAAAGTCATTATTAACACTTCGGGACTTTACTTCAAAATGAAGGACTACGACAAGGCATTGATGTGTGCAAACAAGGCCCTTCAAATGGCCAAGAAAAACGGTGACGAGATCAATGCCGCCTGCTGCCTAAATAATATCGCTATTATTCATGAAAACGGAGAGACAGGAGAGTCGGGTATTCCCTATCTTGAAGAGGCAGTGAAGATCAAGGAAAAGCACAGTATGAATACGGAGCTCCCCAGCAGCTATATGAACCTTGCCGAACTGTATTACGATTCGGAACGAAAAGCAGAAGCAGCAGAGCTTCTCGAAAAAGCCAGGAAAATCGCCAAAGCGACCGAAAACGAGTATGCAATTGCCGAGACCATGAAATACGAAGCCCGTTTCTTGAAAGGCGAGGGAGATCTCGCCTCCGCTATGAACCTGCTTGAGCAAGTCAGGGAATACCATCAAGAAAATGGTAACAAGACTGAATTGCTGGGAGTGCTGAACGACATCTCTTCAGTATATGAGTTGATGGGAGACTCGAAAGATGCCTTAAACATATTCAAACAGATCACGGAATTAAGCCGGAGCATTTTCAAGGAAGAACAGGCAAGGTCGATTGCCCAGCTGGAATCATCATTCGAGGCGAGGGAAAAACTGAAGGAAATTAACTACCTTGCCGAGCAAAACAAGAGACTCAGAACTGTCAATGAAGAGATATCCGAGAAAAACAACGAACTCCAGGAAATGAAAGCCAAGCTGGAGGAAATCAATAAACTTCTGGAAAAGCAAGCGGAAACTGACCCGCTGACCGGGCTGTTGAATCACAGGAAGATGAAATCAGTACTGGACAGTGAGATCTCCAGAGCAGAGAGATACGAAACTCCCCTTACAATGATAATGATTGACCTGGACAACTTCAAATCAATCAATGACTCTTACGGGCATTTGAAGGGCGACGAGCTACTCGCTGCCATAGGGAAACTGATTAGATCGTCTATAAGGAAGAATGATTTCGCTTTCAGATACGGTGGCGAGGAGTTTCTAATCCTCCTTCCTTCGGCGGATATGCGAAGGACGACGGATGTCTACTCAAGATTGAAGGAGTCTCTTCGGGAGCATCTTGAAATACCTGTCTCTTTCAGTGCAGGTGCAAGACAGTGGAAAGGTGAGTCCTCTGACGAATTCATCTCCATTGTGGACAAATTGCTCTACGAAGCAAAAGCAAGGGGAAAGGACAGACTCCAGATAAGTGAAGCGGCTATTTGA
- a CDS encoding DUF4258 domain-containing protein, which yields MLFTMAVIFAVIVTALLIKYLSREDDGKQKEEESEITFSQHAILRMNERDIEPERILRVLKEGREVEITNYNRMKIMDEEITVILEKKLANFEVITVYWNSGDRETPPFDV from the coding sequence ATGCTTTTCACTATGGCTGTGATCTTTGCTGTGATAGTCACTGCACTTCTGATAAAGTACTTGAGCAGGGAAGACGATGGAAAACAGAAAGAGGAAGAGAGTGAGATCACTTTCAGTCAGCATGCGATTCTGAGAATGAATGAAAGAGATATCGAGCCGGAAAGGATACTGAGAGTTCTCAAAGAGGGCCGTGAAGTAGAGATTACCAACTACAACAGAATGAAGATAATGGATGAAGAAATTACTGTGATACTTGAGAAGAAGCTTGCCAACTTCGAAGTAATCACGGTATATTGGAATAGTGGTGATCGAGAAACCCCACCGTTTGATGTCTAG
- a CDS encoding alpha-amylase family glycosyl hydrolase — protein sequence MRKLLLSLLLIAFATMVCFAGTAWEDQIVYFIMIDRFSNGDPTNDDMGYGESGSDNSRYNGGDLKGIIDKLDYVKRLGATAIWITPPVANQWWNPWANYGGYHGYWARDFKRVDEHFGDIELYRKLVKEAHEKGLLVIQDIVPNHVGDYFRFVNGEFELNTESIPTSSPEQYPFSLNDFEDNETDQIYHWTPDISDFNDQYQKLNYQMSGLDDLNTENTAVVTALKDSFTFWIEEADIDGFRIDTAIYAPMEFWKEFLNGEAGVYEVATRNDKTEFLTFGEAWVRSDPFDDSGEIVIGEFFDAGMNAMLDFPLNIELRSVFKEGKATANLGYRLEVRQSRLDQTRLLTFIDNHDMERFLKGGGLASLKQALAFIFTIPGIPVIYYGTEQGFFETRATMFAEGFQSGGIDHFDTQSELYNYVRDLSKLRQEYPVFRYGTIEILKSDSNGPGIFAYRLEHNGDKIFVIMNTAGERRVLANMKSGLEEGQVIEPIYTFNSLAKGYPVEREGKLVMSMNPRSVYVGIASDESREIEIPNIEFKADLEDHQKIDSTYTITGTASGASSAKIIFDTKIEEAEDIEIVDGKWSYEWDISKFDPGIHSILFKIYGETRRESIYSDDYTVILDIPELLLASLADPEDDDRGPQGRYEYPTDITFKNQMDLLGANVKQIGASLVLGMKIKDLTDSWGPQNGFDHVTFQIFIDDPDKKGATVLPFQNASMPDGLDWDYFIFANGWSIVAYSAEGSGPGSFGTAISPTPLVQTNKMNNEVILRIAGDTIGRPDDLKGFNIYITTWDFDGIEAVYRDIYPEPKSYHFGGGNKEDPYVMDDILIKID from the coding sequence ATGAGAAAGCTGCTTCTTTCTCTTCTTCTGATTGCTTTTGCGACGATGGTCTGCTTTGCAGGAACTGCCTGGGAGGATCAGATTGTCTATTTCATTATGATAGACCGTTTTTCGAACGGCGATCCGACCAACGATGACATGGGATATGGAGAATCCGGCAGCGACAACTCGAGATATAACGGCGGAGATCTCAAGGGAATAATCGACAAATTGGATTATGTCAAAAGACTGGGCGCAACGGCCATATGGATTACCCCTCCCGTTGCCAATCAGTGGTGGAATCCTTGGGCAAACTACGGAGGCTACCACGGATACTGGGCAAGAGATTTCAAGAGAGTCGACGAACACTTTGGCGACATCGAGCTATACAGGAAATTGGTGAAAGAAGCTCACGAAAAGGGTTTGCTGGTGATTCAGGACATTGTTCCGAACCATGTCGGTGATTACTTCCGCTTCGTGAATGGAGAGTTCGAGTTGAACACAGAAAGCATACCGACATCTTCTCCTGAGCAATATCCATTCTCCCTGAACGACTTCGAAGATAACGAGACTGATCAAATATATCACTGGACGCCGGATATCTCTGACTTCAACGATCAATACCAGAAACTCAATTATCAGATGTCGGGCCTCGACGACCTCAACACCGAGAATACGGCGGTTGTCACGGCCCTCAAGGACTCCTTCACTTTCTGGATAGAAGAGGCCGATATCGATGGCTTCAGAATCGACACGGCAATTTATGCTCCTATGGAGTTCTGGAAAGAGTTCCTGAACGGTGAGGCTGGGGTCTACGAAGTTGCCACCAGGAATGACAAAACGGAGTTTCTTACCTTTGGAGAGGCATGGGTGAGGAGCGATCCCTTCGACGACAGCGGAGAAATCGTGATTGGAGAGTTCTTTGATGCCGGCATGAACGCAATGCTCGATTTTCCGTTGAACATTGAGCTCAGAAGTGTGTTCAAAGAAGGGAAAGCCACTGCAAATCTAGGATACAGGCTTGAAGTTAGACAGAGCAGACTCGATCAGACAAGGCTCTTAACCTTCATAGATAATCACGATATGGAGCGGTTCCTGAAAGGGGGAGGACTCGCGAGCCTCAAACAGGCGTTAGCTTTCATCTTCACAATCCCTGGAATTCCGGTGATCTATTACGGCACAGAACAAGGATTCTTCGAGACAAGAGCCACTATGTTTGCCGAAGGCTTTCAGTCTGGCGGAATAGACCATTTTGACACTCAGTCGGAGCTTTACAACTATGTAAGGGATCTTTCGAAACTAAGACAGGAGTACCCGGTCTTCAGATATGGAACAATCGAGATCTTGAAATCGGACTCCAATGGACCCGGAATCTTTGCCTACCGACTCGAACACAACGGCGACAAGATATTTGTGATAATGAACACTGCGGGTGAAAGAAGAGTTCTCGCAAATATGAAAAGCGGACTGGAAGAGGGCCAGGTCATCGAGCCGATCTACACGTTCAACTCGCTGGCAAAGGGTTATCCCGTCGAAAGAGAAGGGAAGCTCGTTATGTCAATGAATCCTCGTTCAGTCTACGTGGGAATCGCTTCGGATGAGTCTCGCGAAATCGAGATTCCGAATATTGAGTTCAAGGCAGATCTCGAAGATCATCAAAAGATAGACTCGACTTACACTATAACAGGCACCGCATCAGGAGCATCATCGGCAAAGATAATATTCGACACGAAAATTGAAGAAGCGGAAGACATTGAGATCGTAGACGGAAAATGGTCTTACGAATGGGATATATCTAAATTCGATCCGGGAATTCATTCAATTCTATTTAAGATTTACGGTGAGACAAGAAGAGAATCAATTTACAGTGACGACTACACCGTAATACTAGACATCCCTGAATTGCTTCTGGCATCTCTTGCCGATCCCGAAGACGACGACAGAGGCCCTCAGGGAAGATATGAGTATCCTACAGACATTACTTTCAAGAACCAGATGGATCTTCTCGGAGCAAATGTAAAACAGATCGGGGCTTCGCTGGTCTTGGGAATGAAGATAAAGGATCTGACTGACTCATGGGGACCACAAAACGGATTTGATCACGTTACATTCCAGATCTTCATAGACGACCCAGACAAGAAGGGCGCTACAGTCCTGCCGTTCCAGAATGCATCCATGCCCGATGGGCTAGATTGGGATTACTTCATCTTCGCAAACGGTTGGTCCATAGTTGCATACTCCGCAGAGGGAAGCGGTCCCGGATCTTTCGGAACTGCCATTTCACCAACTCCCCTCGTCCAGACAAACAAGATGAACAACGAAGTCATTCTAAGGATCGCCGGGGATACTATCGGAAGGCCAGATGATTTGAAGGGATTCAACATTTACATAACCACCTGGGACTTCGACGGAATTGAAGCAGTTTATCGCGATATTTATCCCGAGCCAAAAAGCTATCATTTCGGAGGAGGAAACAAGGAAGATCCGTATGTTATGGACGATATTTTGATCAAGATAGACTAG
- a CDS encoding 5' nucleotidase, NT5C type has translation MKIMIDIDDILTDFNRAFLGIAHEMFEEVPLEAEVRVWDFWKSVPNLTLEMEEKVWEVIRNTENFYESLPPYASQEDLMRLGDLIAEGRHEFYFITSRFPTKGRNVQIQSQRWIQKEIDEPVSVIVSSRKGELCEVLGIEYAVDDAPHHIENLLDHGINTYIMDWPYNRHIEHRLRVKSLGEFLDFILI, from the coding sequence ATGAAGATAATGATCGATATAGATGACATTCTTACGGACTTCAATCGAGCCTTTCTAGGTATCGCCCACGAAATGTTCGAAGAAGTTCCGCTAGAGGCAGAAGTCAGGGTCTGGGATTTCTGGAAAAGCGTCCCCAACCTCACGCTTGAGATGGAAGAAAAGGTGTGGGAAGTCATAAGAAATACAGAGAATTTCTATGAATCGCTGCCTCCATATGCTTCACAGGAGGACTTGATGAGGCTCGGCGATTTGATTGCCGAAGGTCGCCACGAATTCTACTTTATTACATCGCGATTCCCGACTAAGGGAAGAAACGTTCAGATACAATCTCAGAGATGGATTCAGAAGGAGATTGACGAACCGGTTTCGGTAATTGTAAGCTCCAGAAAGGGTGAGCTATGTGAAGTTCTGGGCATTGAATACGCCGTTGATGACGCTCCGCATCATATTGAGAACCTTCTCGATCACGGCATCAATACTTACATTATGGATTGGCCATACAACAGACATATCGAACATCGGCTTAGAGTAAAGAGTCTTGGGGAGTTTCTAGATTTTATACTTATCTGA
- a CDS encoding ABC transporter ATP-binding protein translates to MFELKEVALIYETKKQALAALKSTDLKIEKGDEVGIFGPSGSGKSSLLFIMSTLKEPSRGEVKYEGKELTALTPSAKAELRRKEFGFVFQEHFLINHLTVMENIMLPLKEKRGARKRLEEITTALGLNELLKRFPYELSLGQSQRVAVARALIASPKVVFADEPTASLDDENGSRVIELLKSYCSKSGATLILVSHSSEIIGDFRRRLRVENGQVYEVGVNA, encoded by the coding sequence ATGTTCGAATTGAAGGAAGTCGCATTGATATATGAGACGAAGAAGCAGGCTCTGGCGGCGCTCAAATCGACAGACCTCAAGATAGAGAAGGGAGATGAAGTTGGGATATTCGGGCCTTCTGGTTCGGGGAAGTCATCGCTTCTCTTCATTATGAGCACACTGAAGGAGCCAAGTCGCGGAGAAGTAAAATACGAAGGCAAGGAGCTTACAGCTCTGACTCCTTCCGCAAAAGCCGAGCTCCGACGCAAAGAGTTCGGATTTGTGTTTCAAGAGCACTTTTTGATAAACCACCTAACTGTCATGGAGAATATTATGCTCCCCCTGAAAGAAAAACGAGGAGCAAGAAAGAGACTCGAAGAAATCACTACTGCGCTTGGATTGAACGAACTCCTCAAGCGATTCCCGTATGAGCTCTCACTTGGACAGAGTCAAAGAGTAGCTGTGGCAAGAGCATTGATAGCAAGTCCGAAAGTTGTTTTCGCCGATGAACCGACAGCTTCCCTTGATGACGAGAATGGCAGCAGGGTAATAGAGCTCCTGAAGTCTTATTGTTCGAAGTCAGGTGCGACTCTGATACTCGTTTCTCATTCGTCTGAGATTATTGGGGATTTCAGAAGAAGACTCAGAGTGGAGAATGGCCAGGTCTATGAGGTTGGGGTGAATGCTTAA
- a CDS encoding ABC transporter permease, with the protein MLKYMWLYLKRRPGRILVFIFVVALGVSMSLVISSIFLSFGETRSRISKINESWITVQYLSESGRDESIDSSLIEVFQDVFGLSDAIPVDIAYLGYNLFGSARANFPVYGIKQTEISRMLRESNAYISEGAVFAPGTNEIIVSDSFLRAAGVDLGNVYEEISEMSSVGLYEVVASLEGSSVFGLGPSGISRGKGSFGFLVFAEDGFLIAVENELRSRIIGEELSVSISGPVSSRETLKRQYASYYLGVFLTNLFVALVFIIALTMLNSVSIRERRKEYAILAAIGHSPGSLKVRLFLESVYQGIAGWILGLLAGGAVLSLFEDRFFTPNGLYIGDSTISSICTLFIPFTTIVLSQILIGRHLRRDLVGLLKSSEERVGLLKNRFRNVGLPWLQFPLRSDGYRSLFVNIIAFAVLVTVFGSLLSSLTDTVRDSGRLFDRCSYIQNSELEDLRLPEEISSRSTAVLPADLLYSDVKLMFGTTKLFIPVVSTEHSRFLSVFDEDPVAGTLYVSRSLFDLIVNGSVRGLDYSSVEVLTNLESLAGVLVEDRTESEGLLVLYDDRNLAGEIRRFASEVGQLEVVDRRTFELKIRAETQFLELISSIIIYLQFFVVTIIGVVTVTRVTLARRSEISIRNILGQRRDEIGLLFFGELSLVLFTGAATGYLLATACWHIFRFAFLQGLYISSIVVPGTLFRISVMTFVVLLAGVLTARCLISKQDPISIIER; encoded by the coding sequence ATGCTTAAATACATGTGGTTATATCTCAAAAGAAGGCCGGGCAGAATTCTGGTTTTCATATTCGTTGTCGCTCTCGGTGTATCAATGAGCCTTGTGATTAGCTCAATCTTTCTGTCCTTCGGAGAGACGAGAAGCAGGATATCAAAGATCAACGAAAGCTGGATTACGGTACAGTATCTCTCTGAAAGCGGGAGAGACGAATCTATTGACAGCAGTCTCATCGAGGTTTTTCAAGACGTATTTGGTCTTTCAGATGCTATCCCGGTAGACATAGCCTATCTCGGCTACAACCTTTTCGGAAGTGCAAGAGCCAATTTCCCTGTTTATGGAATCAAGCAGACAGAGATATCTCGGATGCTGCGGGAGAGCAATGCCTACATCTCAGAAGGGGCGGTATTTGCTCCGGGGACAAATGAAATCATTGTCTCCGATTCATTTCTAAGAGCCGCAGGAGTAGATCTGGGAAATGTTTATGAGGAAATCTCCGAAATGTCGAGCGTCGGTCTATATGAAGTGGTCGCATCTCTGGAAGGATCCTCGGTGTTTGGACTGGGGCCGTCGGGAATTTCAAGGGGTAAGGGGTCCTTTGGCTTTCTGGTATTCGCTGAAGATGGGTTCCTAATAGCAGTTGAAAACGAGCTGAGATCAAGGATCATCGGAGAAGAGCTTTCAGTTTCGATTAGTGGACCTGTTTCTTCCCGGGAGACACTTAAGAGGCAGTACGCAAGTTACTATTTGGGAGTCTTCTTGACAAATCTTTTTGTCGCTCTGGTTTTCATAATTGCTCTTACAATGCTTAATTCGGTAAGCATTCGTGAAAGAAGAAAGGAGTATGCTATTCTTGCCGCCATAGGGCATTCTCCCGGGAGTCTGAAGGTAAGACTCTTTCTGGAGTCGGTTTATCAGGGAATTGCCGGTTGGATCTTGGGCCTCCTTGCGGGTGGAGCCGTTCTTTCACTATTCGAAGATCGCTTTTTCACGCCTAATGGTCTTTACATAGGCGACAGCACCATCTCTTCCATTTGCACGTTATTCATACCGTTCACCACAATTGTTCTATCTCAGATATTGATTGGGAGACATCTGAGAAGAGATCTCGTCGGTCTTCTGAAGAGCTCTGAAGAAAGAGTCGGTCTGCTTAAGAACAGATTCAGGAATGTAGGTTTGCCCTGGCTCCAATTTCCTCTGAGAAGCGACGGCTACAGATCACTTTTTGTGAACATCATCGCGTTTGCCGTGCTAGTGACTGTTTTTGGTTCGCTTCTATCTTCATTGACGGACACTGTTCGAGACAGCGGCCGGCTGTTCGATCGATGTTCTTATATTCAGAACTCGGAATTGGAGGATCTCAGGCTTCCAGAAGAGATTTCATCGAGGTCAACGGCTGTCCTTCCTGCCGATCTTCTCTACTCGGATGTAAAGCTTATGTTCGGCACCACGAAACTCTTCATTCCAGTGGTATCTACTGAGCATTCGAGATTTCTCTCAGTATTCGACGAAGACCCGGTGGCCGGTACGCTATATGTTAGCAGGAGCCTTTTCGACTTGATTGTGAATGGTTCCGTCAGGGGGCTGGATTACTCTTCGGTGGAGGTTCTGACAAATCTCGAAAGCCTCGCCGGTGTTCTTGTTGAAGACAGAACAGAATCTGAAGGTCTCCTGGTATTGTACGATGATCGTAATCTTGCAGGAGAGATCAGACGTTTCGCCTCGGAGGTCGGTCAGTTGGAAGTGGTCGACAGGAGGACTTTCGAGTTGAAGATCCGTGCCGAGACGCAGTTCTTGGAATTGATTTCTTCGATTATCATTTATCTTCAGTTCTTCGTCGTCACAATAATCGGCGTGGTTACCGTTACAAGGGTGACCTTGGCAAGACGGAGTGAGATATCAATTAGAAACATCTTGGGGCAGAGGAGAGATGAGATCGGTCTTCTCTTTTTCGGAGAGCTTTCATTGGTGCTTTTCACAGGTGCAGCAACTGGATATCTTCTGGCAACGGCCTGCTGGCATATTTTTAGATTTGCCTTTCTGCAGGGACTGTATATTTCGTCGATCGTGGTTCCCGGGACGCTCTTCAGAATCTCTGTAATGACCTTTGTTGTACTATTGGCCGGAGTACTCACGGCAAGATGTTTGATTTCGAAGCAGGATCCAATATCGATTATCGAAAGATAG
- a CDS encoding P1 family peptidase → MFDFEAGSNIDYRKIGEEMRFRELARPGDGYETGTLNKITDLEGIRVGHYTLIEDSPRCLRTGISVIRILSVYERPVPAASSVFNGYGKSMGLIQIEELGTIETDIFLTNTLSIGAVHQGAVRLALESNAELSSLNVVVMECNDGYLNEIRALAIKEEMVADAVGNAKRDFQLGSCGAGTGMVCFGYKGGIGSSSRIIEFGGRKYTLGVLVLSNFGKSSDLRIPSMELRPKLQDSDREKGSLIMILGTDLPLMPHQLKRVTRHMNLAIGILGAPGHHGSGDISLAFTTSREYSLSEQSFMNEGNTISEIFGAAVWACAEAIVDSMLSSDSMTGFKGSVESLRSALISGPRN, encoded by the coding sequence ATGTTTGATTTCGAAGCAGGATCCAATATCGATTATCGAAAGATAGGTGAAGAGATGAGATTTAGAGAGCTTGCTCGCCCGGGAGACGGGTACGAAACGGGGACTTTGAACAAGATCACCGATCTTGAGGGAATAAGAGTCGGGCATTACACTTTGATTGAGGATTCACCTAGATGTCTACGAACGGGAATAAGCGTCATAAGGATTCTTTCCGTATATGAAAGACCCGTACCGGCAGCTTCCAGCGTATTCAACGGTTATGGAAAGTCGATGGGACTTATTCAGATAGAAGAACTCGGGACCATCGAGACCGATATCTTTTTGACCAACACGCTTTCAATTGGAGCCGTACATCAGGGTGCTGTAAGACTCGCCCTTGAGAGCAATGCTGAATTGTCGTCGCTCAACGTAGTCGTCATGGAGTGCAACGATGGCTATTTAAACGAAATTCGAGCGCTGGCGATAAAGGAAGAGATGGTTGCCGACGCGGTCGGGAACGCGAAAAGGGATTTCCAGCTCGGCAGCTGTGGCGCGGGGACCGGGATGGTCTGCTTTGGTTATAAGGGTGGGATCGGTTCGTCTTCGAGAATCATAGAGTTCGGAGGGAGGAAATACACTTTGGGGGTTCTCGTTCTTTCGAATTTCGGAAAATCGTCCGACCTTAGAATTCCTTCTATGGAATTGCGTCCCAAGCTACAAGATTCCGATAGGGAGAAAGGATCTCTCATCATGATCCTGGGAACAGATCTGCCTTTGATGCCACATCAGTTGAAGAGAGTAACGCGCCACATGAATCTTGCGATAGGGATACTTGGAGCTCCAGGGCACCATGGAAGTGGAGACATTTCACTTGCTTTCACTACATCCAGAGAGTACAGTCTGTCCGAGCAGAGCTTTATGAACGAAGGGAACACGATCAGTGAAATATTCGGGGCAGCTGTCTGGGCGTGCGCCGAAGCCATAGTAGATTCGATGCTTTCTTCTGACAGTATGACTGGCTTCAAAGGATCGGTCGAATCGTTGAGGAGCGCACTGATTAGCGGACCTCGAAATTAG
- a CDS encoding HD domain-containing phosphohydrolase, with product MSVSNLRPNSEKSAGGAFDKSNFISTDDCRDFFSFLRNGIILCGLTIEGRCKVIDANPAALKIEGLLREAVIGMDFERVFPVVREFGILAAIQQVNRTGISLRIEPKRDSDAKGEIWKNVSITRLSSNVIAIVFNDFDESSGGSKDLQKSTLELGRLFANLPGIAFRCKNDRDWTMEVVSGGLADLAGYRPEEIIGNEKLSYADLILSEDREMVWKSIQESFTRDDHYEIEYRIVTKSGLVKHVLERGKVIRGTAEDEPFVEGFISDVTDLRVARREAEESKEKLEATFTSTINALSRIVEIRDPYTSGHQRKVGLLAASISRRMGLENRLCENIRISGLLHDIGKLWIPSEILSKPGRLNHIEFEMIKEHSRLGYEVLKEIEFDFPIADYVIQHHERLNGSGYPFGLKGEETLMPARIIAVADVVEAISSHRPYRPALGVEVAIEEITSGAGTLYDGSVTRACVGLLEDGFSFE from the coding sequence ATGAGTGTTTCAAACTTGAGACCTAACAGCGAAAAAAGTGCTGGAGGAGCGTTCGACAAGAGTAATTTTATAAGTACCGATGATTGCCGAGACTTCTTTTCGTTCTTAAGAAATGGCATAATTCTGTGTGGATTGACAATCGAGGGACGCTGCAAAGTAATCGATGCCAATCCGGCTGCGCTCAAAATAGAAGGTCTTCTGAGAGAAGCTGTCATTGGGATGGACTTTGAACGTGTGTTTCCCGTGGTCAGGGAATTCGGCATATTGGCTGCCATCCAGCAAGTAAACAGAACCGGTATTTCGCTTCGCATAGAACCAAAACGGGATTCAGATGCAAAAGGCGAAATCTGGAAAAACGTATCGATCACAAGGCTTTCTTCAAATGTCATCGCCATCGTATTCAATGACTTTGATGAATCGTCTGGAGGGAGCAAGGACCTGCAGAAGAGCACATTGGAGCTAGGTAGGCTCTTCGCAAACCTTCCTGGAATTGCCTTCCGATGCAAGAACGACAGAGACTGGACTATGGAAGTTGTCAGCGGGGGATTGGCTGATCTTGCAGGTTATAGACCAGAGGAAATAATCGGAAACGAAAAACTATCATATGCTGATCTAATCCTTTCGGAAGACAGGGAAATGGTATGGAAAAGCATACAGGAGTCTTTCACCAGGGACGATCATTATGAGATTGAGTATAGAATCGTAACCAAGTCCGGCCTTGTCAAACACGTACTGGAAAGGGGGAAAGTAATCAGGGGCACTGCTGAAGATGAGCCTTTCGTTGAGGGCTTCATCTCAGATGTTACCGATCTAAGAGTCGCGAGAAGAGAGGCCGAGGAGAGTAAGGAGAAACTTGAGGCTACCTTCACAAGCACAATTAATGCGCTTTCTAGAATCGTGGAGATCAGAGATCCCTACACTTCGGGGCATCAGAGAAAAGTGGGGCTTCTCGCAGCCTCGATTTCCAGGAGAATGGGACTTGAAAATAGACTTTGCGAGAACATAAGGATAAGTGGCCTTCTCCACGATATCGGGAAACTCTGGATCCCTTCCGAGATTCTAAGCAAACCCGGGAGACTCAATCATATAGAGTTTGAGATGATCAAAGAGCACTCTCGGCTTGGCTATGAAGTTCTAAAGGAAATTGAGTTTGATTTTCCGATTGCCGACTACGTGATTCAACACCATGAGAGGTTAAACGGTTCTGGATACCCCTTTGGGCTAAAGGGAGAGGAGACACTCATGCCGGCAAGAATAATCGCTGTCGCAGATGTTGTCGAAGCTATTTCGTCGCACAGACCCTACAGGCCAGCACTTGGAGTAGAGGTGGCGATAGAAGAGATCACTTCCGGAGCAGGTACTCTTTACGATGGTTCGGTAACGAGAGCTTGTGTCGGCTTACTGGAAGATGGTTTCTCTTTCGAGTAG